From Flavobacteriales bacterium, one genomic window encodes:
- a CDS encoding zinc-dependent peptidase: protein MAGVLFFGFFFSVLLIFFLKSPTMEFYYNRILYGNDISRGKYKQLDKQLSQYNTYYNKLSLKGKAKFLNRLLVFIKQKKFIGKEGLKIDELVKIVISSAAIQISYGLDDYHFFQYDYIHVYPSIFNLPFNKGKMRGATAAKTSIFFSWKHIKEGFEVEDDNINLGVHEMSHAFMSQFTNQFASDEMKENIKDFFTVSSKEYQILKANGDSILRKYGAATKHEFFPVCIEHFFESPKEFKYELPSIFKQLCVLLNQNPLHYDHDYNITTKGGKYFQYAGTMRRTGFS from the coding sequence ATGGCAGGAGTTTTATTCTTCGGATTCTTTTTTTCTGTTCTATTGATCTTTTTCTTAAAATCTCCGACCATGGAGTTTTATTACAATAGAATATTGTACGGGAATGATATTAGCCGAGGTAAATACAAGCAATTAGACAAGCAATTAAGCCAATACAACACCTACTATAATAAACTTTCACTTAAAGGAAAGGCTAAATTCCTAAACCGACTCTTAGTATTCATTAAGCAAAAGAAATTCATCGGTAAGGAAGGTCTAAAAATTGATGAATTAGTAAAAATTGTAATATCCTCTGCTGCAATTCAGATCTCTTATGGATTGGATGATTATCACTTTTTCCAATATGACTACATCCATGTGTACCCAAGTATTTTCAATCTTCCTTTTAACAAAGGTAAAATGAGAGGTGCCACCGCAGCCAAAACTTCAATTTTTTTTTCATGGAAACATATTAAAGAAGGTTTCGAGGTTGAAGACGACAACATTAACCTTGGGGTGCATGAAATGTCACACGCCTTTATGAGTCAGTTTACCAATCAATTTGCGAGTGATGAAATGAAGGAGAATATCAAAGATTTTTTCACAGTATCATCTAAAGAGTATCAAATACTTAAAGCTAATGGAGATTCCATTTTACGAAAGTATGGGGCGGCAACTAAACATGAATTTTTCCCTGTCTGCATTGAACATTTCTTTGAATCGCCAAAGGAATTTAAATATGAGTTACCGAGTATATTTAAACAACTATGCGTTCTATTAAACCAGAACCCGCTTCATTATGATCATGACTATAATATAACTACTAAGGGGGGAAAATATTTTCAATATGCCGGAACAATGAGAAGAACAGGTTTTAGTTAA
- a CDS encoding CPBP family intramembrane metalloprotease — MTRKSFFLLGIVTLIVFPLLGWPLLYFFQEKDITSIFNSDSPWFLELGIGLSYGLVTSIVAWQIIQINYLNDVRTFFSNLIQQFNLSIPEILFISFCAGFGEEILFRAEVQPLLGIWLTSIIFIAIHGYLNPKNKPLCVYGIYTCFVIAGIGYLYQSYGLISAIAAHFMIDVILLYQLGENVNER; from the coding sequence ATGACGCGTAAATCATTCTTTTTACTTGGCATCGTTACCCTTATTGTGTTTCCTCTTTTAGGCTGGCCACTGCTCTATTTCTTTCAAGAAAAAGATATCACCTCTATTTTCAATTCCGATTCACCTTGGTTTTTAGAGCTTGGGATTGGCTTGTCATACGGACTAGTGACCTCGATAGTAGCTTGGCAGATAATTCAAATTAATTACTTGAATGATGTTCGTACTTTCTTCTCCAACCTCATCCAACAATTTAACCTCTCTATCCCCGAAATACTTTTCATCTCCTTTTGCGCTGGCTTTGGTGAAGAAATTCTATTTAGAGCAGAGGTTCAACCTCTATTAGGAATATGGCTAACGTCAATTATTTTTATTGCGATTCACGGATACCTCAATCCTAAAAACAAACCACTCTGCGTTTATGGAATATATACCTGTTTCGTAATTGCGGGAATCGGTTATTTATATCAATCTTATGGATTGATATCTGCCATAGCTGCACATTTTATGATTGACGTGATTTTGCTTTACCAATTGGGTGAAAATGTTAATGAGAGATAA